From a region of the Leptidea sinapis chromosome 6, ilLepSina1.1, whole genome shotgun sequence genome:
- the LOC126964998 gene encoding angiotensin-converting enzyme-like isoform X2: protein MPCGYCSDTSKKVIYMMLKILGELALLGAIASVFVVAAQGRAQERAAEESSGREYMRKLDEIMGNAKNKLALASWDYESNITDFNEKRLLQISLEIAEEQKEYWKETMTYFWHEFEDEDLKRMFKKYSILGTSALPEDLNQRLIQAINNMKSTYAKATICDYKNISKCDLTVEPGVTDIFAKSQDPDELKQAWLEWHKSAGAASKSYFTEYVQMYNEAAKLNGLENVAEWWIGEYETEDIEDQLADLWTQVKPLYEQIHAYVRRHLRLKYGDAVSAKGPIPAHLLGNIWAQTWSNVEKFTSPSPDKPDVDVTAALIDQNYTPLKIFQTADEFFKSLNLTGVPDLFWERSIIEKPDDGRDMVCHASAWDFFDGEDFRIKQCTTITNAFFKTTHHELGHIQYYLQYKDQPIVYREGANPGFHEAVGDVIALSVSTPKHLKVMGLLEDGPEDNESNINQLYKMGLDKIVFLPFAYLLDLWRYGVFRGTTTPENYNCHFWQLRDAIQGIEPPAPRSEDDFDPAAKYHVSADVEYMRYYISYIVQFQFHRSLCQLADEYQPGDSTKQLSNCDIYKSTKAGNALKDMLKVGSSRPWPDAMEALTGQRNMDASGVMEYFQPLYDWLKTENERTGEYIGWEPSTVRE from the exons ATGCCATGTGGCTACTGTTCAGATACAAgcaaaaaagttatttat ATGATGTTGAAAATCCTCGGAGAGTTAGCCCTGTTGGGGGCTATTGCTTCGGTGTTTGTTGTGGCTGCACAGGGTAGGGCCCAGGAGAGAGCTGCTGAAGAATCATCAGGTCGAGAATACATGCGGAAGTTAGATGAAATTATGGGTAATGCTAAAAACAAACTTGCATTGGCATCGTGGGATTATGAGTCTAATATaacagattttaatgaaaaGCGCCTG CTCCAAATATCTCTTGAAATAGCCGAAGAACAAAAAGAATATTGGAAAGAAACTATGACATATTTTTGGCATGAATTTGAAGATGAAGATTTGAAAAGAATGTTTAAGAAGTATTCTATATTGGGTACATCTGCTCTTCCCGAAGATTTAAACCAACGGCTCATTCAAGCTATCAACAACATGAAATCCACATACGCGAAAGCAACCATATGTGActacaaaaatatatctaaatgtGACTTAACCGTTGAACCAG GTGTTACTGATATTTTTGCCAAAAGTCAAGATCCAGATGAACTAAAACAGGCATGGTTGGAATGGCATAAGTCAGCCGGTGCAGCTTCCAAGAGCTACTTCACCGAATACGTACAAATGTACAACGAAGCTGCCAAACTTAatg GGTTAGAAAATGTCGCCGAGTGGTGGATTGGTGAGTATGAAACAGAAGATATTGAAGATCAATTAGCCGATCTTTGGACTCAAGTGAAGCCTCTGTACGAACAGATTCATGCGTACGTAAGGCGACATTTACGTCTGAAGTATGGCGATGCTGTGTCAGCTAAAGGACCAATACCAGCTCATTTATTGG gaAACATTTGGGCCCAAACTTGGAGTAATGTTGAAAAATTCACGTCACCGTCTCCGGATAAGCCCGATGTTGATGTTACGGCGGCGCTCATTGATCAG AACTATACGCCATTAAAGATATTCCAAACAGCAGACGAGTTCTTCAAGTCACTGAACCTGACTGGGGTTCCAGACCTGTTTTGGGAACGATCAATAATAGAGAAACCAGATGACGGTCGTGATATGGTTTGCCATGCATCAGCATGGGATTTCTTTGATGGCGAAGATTTCAG GATAAAGCAGTGCACAACGATAACGAATGCCTTCTTCAAAACCACTCACCATGAACTAGGTCATATACAGTACTACTTGCAATACAAGGATCAACCAATAGTCTATAGAGAGGGAGCTAATCCAG GTTTTCATGAAGCAGTAGGCGATGTTATAGCTTTGTCAGTGTCAACACCAAAACATTTGAAAGTAATGGGCCTCTTGGAAGATGGTCCAGAAGACAATGAGTCTAACATCAATCAACTGTACAAAATG ggaTTGGACAAAATAGTGTTCCTGCCGTTCGCGTATCTGTTAGACTTATGGCGTTACGGAGTGTTTCGTGGTACAACAACGCCAGAAAACTATAACTGTCACTTCTGGCAGCTGAGAGATGCTATTCAAGGTATAGAGCCCCCTGCACCACGAAGTGAAGATGACTTTGATCCTGCTGCTAAGTACCACGTATCTGCTGATGTTGAATACATGAG atATTACATTTCCTACATAGTTCAGTTCCAGTTCCATCGATCGTTGTGTCAACTTGCTGATGAGTACCAGCCCGGTGATTCCACCAAACAGTTATCTAACTGTGATATTTACAAGAGTACTAAAGCAGGAAATGCATTGaa ggATATGCTGA